A genomic region of Raphanus sativus cultivar WK10039 chromosome 6, ASM80110v3, whole genome shotgun sequence contains the following coding sequences:
- the LOC108813549 gene encoding LOW QUALITY PROTEIN: disease resistance protein RPS6-like (The sequence of the model RefSeq protein was modified relative to this genomic sequence to represent the inferred CDS: deleted 1 base in 1 codon), which produces MSSSSSSCDWVYDVFPSFRGEDVRKSFFSHFLKELDRKLISAFKDMKIQTSESLDPVLKQAIKDSRIAIVIFSQNYASSSWCLNELLEIVKCQKELSQIVIPVFYDLDPCHVRHQTKDFGEVFKKTCLRRTEDEIKLWRKALTDVANLVGYHSQNWENEAKMIEVIANDVLGKLNLTPSKDFEDFVGIEEHMKKMSSLLCLESKEVKMIGIWGPSGIGKSIIARALESRLSRHFHGKVFIDMRFISKSKEFYRKGNSDDINMKLHLQENFLSKILDKEGIKVDRLNAVREKLKRRKVLIFIDDLDDQVVLDALAGGAEWFGPGSRIIAITKDMQILRGHGITCVYEVKIPTKKIALQMLCRSAFRQDSPPDGFVEVAAEVAMRLGGLPLGLNIIGSALRGRDKTHWVNMLPALRKGLDGRIEEALSFSYKVLERNEYKALFRHLACLFNGDEVSYIKLMLADSELNVDMGLEVLVDKSLIRVVPSWNNTNIVEMHCLVQEMGKEVVRGQSDKPGEREFLMDSKDVCNVLKDRTGSEKLIGIAMELDEIDKVKIHEKAFKRMSNLRFLKFYKRSLEPKKEVRWQSPKTLNDFPDELKLLSWPGYPMESMPSNFCPEYLVELSMPNSKLKKLWKGVEELTYLKDMDLSGSKSLKKIPDLSTATNLETLNLHGCSSLVELPSSIQNLNKLTDLNMAGCTNLETLPNGANLKSLIRLVLTGCSQLKVFPDISSKIESIIANKTAFEIFPTKLRLENLVELRMEHSMSKRLWEGVQPLTSLTKIVLSGSKNLKEIPDLSLATSLETLNLNDCSSLVELTCSSIQNLNKLTTLEMIGCSSLETLPTGINLKSLLRLNLNGCSQLKSFPDISDNISTLLLNETAIEEVPPWIENFSKLESLEMWKCKNLATLPTGINLKSLYRLNLSGCPRLKSFPDISSNISNLYLNQTAIEEVPPWINNFSSLEALEMWECRQLRCISPSIFKLESLDEIFFSDCEQLAGVSLLEEAEDTSNKLSLISFTNCINLNQENFIQQSVSKYLILPGVEVPPYFTHRSTAGSIFNIPLHHSSLSQQPVFDFKACVVVSDVGAVSEGTETATHNLCFIDIEVHCRLKDSHGNYSGSTESIDFSLPQEYDHLIIFDCPFRQNQESGEPNCEQVEIEFSLVSTGLRLIGCGLKCQ; this is translated from the exons atgtcttcttcttcatcatcttgcGATTGGGTATACGACGTCTTCCCAAGCTTCAGAGGAGAAGATGTCCGTAAGTCATTCTTCAGCCATTTTCTCAAGGAGTTGGATCGAAAACTCATCAGTGCTTTCAAAGACATGAAGATCCAGACAAGTGAATCACTTGATCCCGTCCTTAAGCAAGCTATTAAAGATTCAAGGATTGCCATCGTCATCTTCTCCCAAAACTACGCTTCTTCTAGCTGGTGCCTTAACGAGTTGCTGGAGATAGTGAAATGCCAAAAGGAGTTAAGTCAAATAGTTATACCTGTTTTCTATGATTTGGATCCTTGTCATGTCAGACATCAGACTAAAGACTTTGGAGAGGTCTTCAAGAAGACTTGCCTGAGAAGAACAGAGGACGAGATAAAACTATGGCGAAAAGCTTTGACCGATGTGGCAAATCTTGTCGGATATCATTCTCAAAACTG gGAAAACGAAGCAAAAATGATTGAAGTAATAGCAAATGATGTTTTGGGTAAATTGAATTTAACTCCGTCTAAGGATTTCGAGGACTTTGTTGGGATTGAAGAGCATATGAAAAAGATGAGTTCACTCTTGTGCTTGGAATCCAAGGAAGTGAAGATGATTGGGATATGGGGTCCATCCGGAATTGGAAAGAGTATTATTGCAAGGGCACTAGAATCTCGACTCTCACGTCACTTCCACGGTAAAGTCTTCATAGACATGCGTTTCATATCCAAGAGTAAGGAATTTTATCGCAAAGGTAACTCAGATGACATCAACATGAAGTTGCACTTGCAAGAAAACTTCCTTTCCAAGATATTAGATAAAGAAGGGATAAAAGTAGATCGCTTAAATGCCGTGAGAGAAAAGCTAAAGCGCCGAAAAGTTCTTATATTTATCGATGATTTGGATGATCAAGTGGTGTTA GATGCATTGGCGGGTGGAGCTGAATGGTTTGGTCCCGGGAGTAGAATCATTGCAATTACAAAAGATATGCAGATTCTAAGGGGTCATGGGATTACATGTGTTTACGAGGTCAAAATCCCAACTAAAAAAATAGCTCTTCAGATGTTATGTCGATCTGCTTTCAGACAAGATTCTCCGCCTGATGGGTTCGTGGAGGTTGCGGCCGAAGTTGCAATGCGTCTAGGTGGTCTTCCTTTGGGACTTAACATTATAGGTTCGGCGTTGCGGGGAAGGGACAAAACGCATTGGGTAAATATGTTGCCAGCTCTTCGGAAAGGTCTAGACGGAAGAATTGAGGAAGCACTAAGCTTCAGCTACAAGGTATTAGAAAGAAATGAATACAAAGCATTGTTTCGTCACCTCGCGTGTCTTTTTAACGGTGATGAAGTCAGTTACATCAAGCTGATGCTTGCAGATAGTGAGTTGAATGTTGACATGGGTCTTGAAGTTCTTGTTGACAAGTCCCTCATACGTGTGGTTCCGTCGTGGAATAATACGAACATCGTGGAGATGCACTGTTTGGTACAAGAAATGGGTAAAGAGGTTGTTCGTGGACAGTCTGACAAGCCTGGAGAAAGAGAATTCTTAATGGATTCAAAGGATGTTTGCAATGTTCTTAAAGATCGCACA GGTAGTGAAAAGCTTATAGGTATAGCAATGGAATTAGATGAGattgataaggtgaagatacaTGAGAAGGCCTTTAAAAGGATGAGTAATCTCCGTTTCCTAAAATTCTATAAAAGGTCATTGGAACCGAAGAAAGAAGTTAGATGGCAATCACCCAAAACACTCAATGATTTTCCGGATGAACTCAAGTTACTTAGTTGGCCAGGGTACCCTATGGAAAGCATGCCTTCTAATTTTTGTCCTGAATATCTGGTTGAACTCAGTATGCCTAACAGCAAGCTTAAAAAGCTATGGAAAGGAGTTGAG GAGCTTACATACCTGAAGGATATGGATTTGTCAGGATCTAAAAGCCTAAAAAAGATTCCAGATCTTTCAACAGCGACCAATCTTGAGACATTGAATCTTCATGGTTGTTCAAGCTTGGTGGAGCTGCCTTCTTCTATTCAAAATCTCAATAAACTGACGGATTTGAATATGGCTGGATGCACAAATCTGGAGACACTTCCAAATGGAGCCAACCTGAAATCTCTCATCCGCCTCGTTCTCACTGGTTGCTCACAGTTGAAGGTTTTCCCTGATATTTCTAGTAAAATCGAATCCATCATTGCAAACAAGACAGCTTTTGAAATTTTCCCTACTAAATTGCGTCTTGAGAATCTTGTTGAACTTCGCATGGAACACAGCATGAGTAAGAGGTTGTGGGAGGGAGTTCAG CCTCTTACAAGCCTCACAAAGATAGTGTTGTCTGGATCAAAAAACCTGAAAGAAATCCCAGATCTTTCACTGGCAACAAGTCTAGAGACACTAAATCTCAATGATTGCTCTAGTTTGGTGGAGCTAACTTGTTCATCAATCCAGAACCTTAATAAACTAACCACCTTGGAAATGATAGGATGCTCAAGCCTAGAGACTCTTCCTACTGGCATCAACCTGAAATCTCTCTTACGCCTCAACCTCAATGGATGCTCGCAGTTGAAGAGTTTCCCTGATATCTCAGATAACATCTCAACCCTCCTTCTAAACGAAACAGCGATAGAAGAAGTTCCTCCATGGATCGAAAACTTCTCCAAACTTGAATCCTTGGAAATGTGGAAATGCAAAAATCTAGCGACTCTTCCAACTGGCATCAACCTAAAATCTCTCTATCGCCTCAATCTCAGTGGATGTCCACGGCTGAAAAGTTTTCCAGATATCTCAAGCAATATCTCCAATCTTTATCTTAACCAAACAGCCATTGAAGAAGTCCCTCCTTGGATAAATAACTTCTCAAGCCTTGAAGCCCTGGAAATGTGGGAATGCAGACAGCTAAGATGCATCTCACCAAGCATCTTCAAACTTGAAAGTCTTGACGAGATTTTCTTCTCGGACTGCGAGCAGTTGGCTGGAGTTAGCTTGCTGGAGGAAGCAGAAGACACCAGTAATAAGTTGTCATTGATAAGTTTCACCAACTGCATAAATTTGAATCAAGAAAACTTCATTCAACAATCGGTTTCCAAGTATCTTATCCTACCAGGTGTTGAAGTGCCCCCTTACTTTACGCACCGATCTACAGCTGGGAGCATCTTTAACATCCCTCTACATCATTCTTCTCTTTCTCAACAACCAGTCTTCGACTTCAAGGCTTGTGTCGTGGTTTCTGATGTCGGTGCGGTTTCTGAAGGAACAGAAACGGCTACCCATAATCTTTGCTTTATAGACATTGAGGTACATTGCCGGTTGAAAGACAGCCACGGGAACTACTCTGGGTCAACAGAGTCAATAGATTTCTCCTTACCTCAAGAGTATGATCATCTGATTATTTTTGACTGTCCTTTCCGTCAAAATCAAGAGAGTGGTGAACCGAATTGCGAACAAGTTGAGATAGAGTTTAGTCTCGTTAGTACAGGACTCAGACTAATAGGATGTGGTTTAAAATGCCAATGA